The DNA segment GAGGAACAAAGGCATTTGTAATTGTgaatttatttgcagaaaaatgtgagggCTCTATACAAGAGATATCTGCAGCAGAAAGTCACGTACAGGAAACTCAAAATGAGGAAACTACAGCAGGACATGGAATTTCATGAACTGAAGACAACCAAAATAAAGTTGCAgattaaaatactacaaaaacaatTGGTAACaaaattctcttctctttcccaTGATGTGTATGCGTGAGTGTATCCTTAATTTATGTTCTCCTCCTTACAGGCTGAAAGtccataatatataataaatcagttttgtgtgaaaccactgttgtcatttttcattggaaatgttgggccacaatcctgtctctggcAGCTCTGCCACTGCTTTGGTCAAGGTGTACTGGGTCAAGGTCATCATCAGGCTGCACCAAAACCTCAGGGACTCTCTCTTTTCTGATGGTCGCTATGTTGTGTAAGACAGAGCATGCAACAATTATGTCACATGCTCTGTCAGGTGCAACCCTCAGCCTTTTTAGacattgaaatctctccttcagttGGCCAAAGGTCATTTCAATTCGTGCCCTTgtcctagaccaggggtaggcaacatcggtcctggtgagccgcagtggctacaggttttcattccaacccaattgcttaattagaaaccaatcattgccaatctcagaccttatttaattttatggcttgttagtctgtgcaatgtaaggctcttacatcgtagatttttttcctttccaaggatatcatccaaatgatacgaagcctaaaacagatcattttcagtctgtcacatttttctattaagtgttttattaaatcaaacagtgcatgatgaacacacacagatgtaattggaaaaaagctagctggagaactgctggctgctttgtcttttacatcttattgctaataaggagcaattaaaacactgaatgcagcagtttaagattgaaataagcaattaaggttggagaaccttaacaagcgagaccactaaaatgaagcatcaaaatgtcacttaagcaatatgtgcttcatcagcaataattgagttctcgttaaggaactgggttggaacaaaaacctgcacatactgcggctcaccaggaccgacgttgcctacccctgtcctagaCAGAGCTGCATTATATCTAGTTTGTGGCCCAGGGTTTGGTAAAGGAAACGAGGTCATTAGAAAATTCCTACAGGCATATCCCCTGTCCCCAAGCAGGATTCCATCATGATGACCTGTGGAATATGTAAAAATTGTGAATACAATACACACATCACCATGATTAATAATTAGATTATTACCTTGTTCAAATGtccgatacaggtgtgactccTTAAAAATTCTTGAGTCATGAACAGACCCTGGCCATTTAGCCTCCACATTTGATATTAGGTAGGATACATCACAGATCATCTGAGAATTGATAGCATGTAGGTCAAGCAATTTTACTGTCAACATACCTATTGGCTATTTTCAACTCTTTCAAAAACTGACATTACCTGCACGTTAATACTGTGGAAGCCTTTTCTGTTCACGTAATCTGGCTCATTtggacctgatggggcctttattcggatctgcgtacaatccagtgccccaatcacatttggaaatcctaggtaatgagaatgttaggctgattgtgagattctttatggaactgtgggtgtttttgcctgtgtattacctacctgcaatggcgtgaaacacctcttttattgtctgcacacgcaggtgtccaggaaacacaatgaaaacccgaagaaaatgtttcagagccaaactttacgaattgcctggcaaactgcacttttcgatagatgttctgcatcgcctactgtatataaaaaagtgccgctcgcaagaaacctcaaagcaatgcatactgtctgtgtggttgtgagagcccaacttcgccgagtttgacttcgaatatacagagctaataaatctttgaggtacaatattccccctcggctaaagcggtatctttcgtacagaatttcctccgggagcaataaaggatcttgccgatcgtgcaaaaccctctctatataaaattctctccatataatttgcgcaccaatatcaattggtcgctcattcatgaacggcgaagcatgactggatgacttccacacaccgtcactgatcacgtgtgtaaactaatcttgtttacgtagaacaaacctgctcgagc comes from the Erpetoichthys calabaricus chromosome 4, fErpCal1.3, whole genome shotgun sequence genome and includes:
- the LOC127527553 gene encoding LOW QUALITY PROTEIN: putative nuclease HARBI1 (The sequence of the model RefSeq protein was modified relative to this genomic sequence to represent the inferred CDS: inserted 1 base in 1 codon), with translation MNERPIDIGAQIIWREFYIERVLHDRQDPLLLPEEILYERYRFSRGGILYLKDLLALYIRSQTRRSWALTTTQTVCIALRFLASGTFLYTVGDAEHLSKSAVCQAIRKVXALKHFLRVFIVFPGHLRVQTIKEVFHAIAGFPNVIGALDCTQIRIKAPSGPNEPDYVNRKGFHSINVQMICDVSYLISNVEAKWPGSVHDSRIFKESHLYRTFEQGNNLIINHGDVCIVFTIFTYSTGHHDGILLGDRGYACRNFLMTSFPLPNPGPQTRYNAALTRARIEMTFGQLKERFQCLKRLRVAPDRACDIIVACSVLHNIATIRKERVPEVLVQPDDDLDPVHLDQSSGRAARDRIVAQHFQ